In one window of Carassius carassius chromosome 38, fCarCar2.1, whole genome shotgun sequence DNA:
- the LOC132119677 gene encoding calmodulin-binding transcription activator 1-like isoform X4 — protein MAAENKPEGLKKIRNPDRMYRTAVGYTGHVPPKSVSDDTDNNNEHGHLKIYLPKKLLECLPKCSSLPKERHRWNTNEEIAAYLITFEKHEEWLTTSPKTRPQNGSMILYNRKKVKYRKDGYCWKKRKDGKTTREDHMKLKVQGVECLYGCYVHSSIIPTFHRRCYWLLQNPDIVLVHYLNVPAIEDCGKPCGPILCSINTDKKEWAKWTKEELIGQLKPMFHGIKWTCSNGNSSTGFSAEQLVQQILDSHQTKPPPRTHNCLCTGNLGAGSSLHHKCNSAKHRIISPKVDPRTGGAYSSTHSEVQNNDVSEGKTEHSHGRGKNGRAGGDSAGGTGSREKRNGKVHKPALLHQNSMEVSSSNQVVVPDTTQSSPVSISSGLNSDPDMADSPVVTGMGHVASVMSSLSHSTTVFMSEVSGDPVYSMSPSVDPNTHLLGPDTASSSLVLAVTADSHKFGFAGAVGVGLSDAGSTDGLSMLSAASVSEELVLSSNLESGSIKLPETSMNFDPDCFLNNPKQGQTYGGNGMKTEESNRSSCSNGGLRCSPPVSDNGYGFNASLVKNIKTEDMSFEQQLAKEGGYQVGEVVSGAVGVSGSTNGGSAQNSLALTATGSLLPSGGGLSPSTTLEQMDFSAIDPKQDYPSSVMEAAAYSQSISGSHLAHQSHSPSFFLQGSPQSQAQTHQNNTSSTQNSHDSNAYMGLSVVKTDSTGTNGHLHHHHHTHPNQHTASNCNGGSPTERNGQAGSLQLLQYQNRFPTPGQEHEEVGGLEQPIGAEQGEGSVQEKDSNGDHLQPSEGGETEGVAGAEHYLQQPTEGGGVGPGSGGKSARAEGGTLCNDTEGNGTTNSPHQQLQPLLQGAGLVQGLFSTVGTHQSLGSSGTNGGGSMEISLDHFDVSFGNQFSDLINDFISVERGSSPAVVAGSNALYSHQLMTHSGTEGQVSSRTAAQQGADEVAHGARGYNSADLCLQPCCSPQSTQTGAVAGEAGQLAYMQVAEAVSAAVVHGNMGMLQATGRLFVVTDYSPEWSYPEGGVKVLITGPWQEASSEYTCLFDQITVPASLIQPGVLRCYCPAHDTGLVTLQVAASSQIISNSVVFEYKARALPALPSSQHDWLSLDDNQFRMSILERLEQMERRMAEMASQQQQQSSGGPSESEGTGTGGGEGGRSNSEQAQFSPDLGQSQGQGPAGNSFESRVVIVCEKMMNRACWAKSKHLIHSKTFRGMTLLHLAAAQGYTTLIQTLIKWRTKHADSIDLELEVDPLNVDHFSCTPLMWACALGHMEAAVVLYKWDQRALAIPDSLGRLPLAIARSRGHTKLAECLESLQREEQQSGALTTTPSMPFSQSTEASAAEGWMNVWGTETSSVGLKESNITSSASSSSSDLRRPRSEPSSFYSSVSHGDAPLSKKHKPNPETLQTQTSKSCSAPLGLEEQANKPKMCPSREGTVEKEQGDGEQSRTKLGSTCGDGCWVSRQAAGRRVPTVGLGKERLANRLRLREIASAGTISDLRTTQEDLENTGVLQNTNMMTLAEEVIEATSDRIKRENFVASDTTLDGVGVSSTMNWLASYLGDAERFLFNKPLTSSPGLGPVHGGGQPELDGPLGKLGLQSPAEWTALLNASHNKEERDLTQLALSDPEQRELYEAARQVQNTFRKYKGRPLREQQELAAAVIQRCYKRYKQLTWIALKYALYKKMTLAAILIQSKFRSYHEQKKFQQSRRAAVLIQQYYRSYKELGRPNPRRRATAAAMVQHKLSSLLTMRQDQAARKIMRFLLRCRHRAKELRKAKEHENAAKSPVAM, from the exons AACCCTGACATCGTGTTGGTCCACTACCTGAACGTGCCCGCCATAGAGGATTGTGGGAAACCATGCGGGCCCATCCTCTGCTCCATCAACACAGATAAGAAAGAGTGGGCCAAATGGACCAAGGAAGAACTCATCGGGCAGCTCAAACCCATGT TTCATGGCATCAAGTGGACTTGCAGCAATGGGAACAGCAGCACTGGCTTCTCAGCAGAGCAGCTCGTGCAGCAAATTCTGGACAGCCACCAGACCAAACCACCTCCCCGGACTCACAACTGCCTCTGCACAGGAAACCTGG GTGCTGGGAGCAGCCTGCATCACAAATGCAACAGTGCCAAACACCGTATCATCTCCCCGAAAGTGGACCCACGTACCGGAGGCGCCTACAGCAGCACCCACTCCGAGGTTCAAAACAACGATGTTTCAGAGGGAAAGACGGAGCATAGCCATGGCAGGGGCAAAAATGGCAGAGCAGGGGGCGACAGTGCCGGAGGAACGGGCAGCCGAGAGAAAAGGAACGGCAAGGTGCACAAGCCAGCACTGCTCCACCAGAACAGTATGGAGGTGTCCTCATCCAACCAGGTGGTAGTGCCAGATACCACCCAGAGCTCACCTGTCTCTATTAGCAGTGGGCTAAACTCTGATCCCGATATGGCCGACAGTCCCGTGGTGACAGGAATGGGCCACGTAGCCTCAGTAATGAGCAGCCTATCTCATTCCACTACTGTATTCATGTCAGAGGTCTCTGGAGACCCTGTCTATAGCATGTCCCCTTCTGTAGACCCCAACACTCACCTCTTGGGTCCTGACACAGCCTCAAGCAGTCTGGTCTTAGCCGTGACAGCCGACAGTCACAAATTTGGCTTTGCTGGAGCGGTTGGAGTGGGTTTATCAGATGCAGGATCCACGGATGGACTTTCTATGCTATCTGCAGCTAGTGTGTCTGAAGAACTGGTGCTGTCTAGTAACCTGGAATCTGGAAGTATCAAGCTGCCTGAGACCAGTATGAATTTTGACCCCGATTGCTTCCTTAACAACCCCAAGCAAGGTCAGACCTATGGAGGAAACGGGATGAAAACTGAGGAGAGCAACAGGAGCAGCTGCAGTAATGGAGGGCTGCGGTGTTCCCCACCTGTCAGCGACAACGGTTATGGCTTCAACGCCTCTCTGGTGAAGAACATCAAAACGGAGGACATGTCATTTGAACAACAGCTGGCTAAAGAGGGTGGCTATCAGGTTGGAGAAGTCGTGAGCGGTGCTGTTGGTGTGTCTGGTTCCACAAACGGCGGTTCTGCCCAAAACTCCCTGGCTCTGACTGCCACTGGTTCACTGCTGCCGTCTGGAGGTGGACTCAGTCCCAGCACTACCCTTGAGCAGATGGATTTCAGTGCAATTGATCCCAAGCAAGACTATCCATCTAGTGTTATGGAAGCAGCGGCCTATAGCCAATCTATCTCTGGCTCTCACCTGGCCCACCAAAGTCACTCCCCCAGCTTCTTTCTGCAAGGTTCTCCACAGTCCCAAGCCCAGACACACCAGAACAACACCAGTTCGACCCAGAACTCTCACGACTCCAATGCCTACATGGGTCTGTCTGTCGTCAAGACAGACTCAACAGGAACTAATGGGCATCTCCACCACCATCACCATACCCACCCCAACCAGCACACTGCCTCTAACTGCAATGGCGGCTCTCCCACCGAACGGAATGGACAGGCTGGGTCACTCCAGCTTCTGCAGTACCAGAACCGCTTTCCAACCCCAGGTCAGGAGCATGAAGAAGTGGGTGGTTTGGAACAGCCAATAGGAGCAGAACAAGGAGAAGGAAGTGTTCAAGAGAAGGACTCGAATGGGGACCACTTGCAGCCTAGTGAAGGAGGAGAAACTGAGGGTGTAGCTGGCGCAGAGCACTACCTCCAGCAACCAACGGAAGGTGGTGGAGTCGGGCCAGGATCTGGAGGAAAGAGTGCAAGGGCAGAAGGTGGAACGCTGTGCAATGACACTGAAGGAAATGGAACCACAAACAGCCCCCATCAACAGCTCCAGCCGCTCCTGCAAGGAGCCGGTTTGGTGCAGGGGCTTTTTAGCACCGTTGGCACCCACCAGAGCTTGGGCAGTAGTGGAACCAATGGAGGAGGCTCCATGGAGATCAGCCTGGACCATTTTGACGTTTCCTTCGGGAATCAGTTCTCAGATCTTATCAATGACTTCATTTCAGTGGAGCGTGGAAGCAGTCCGGCAGTAGTGGCTGGCAGCAATGCTCTCTACAGCCATCAGCTAATGACCCATTCAGGAACAGAGGGGCAGGTCTCCTCTAGAACTGCTGCGCAACAAGGTGCAGACGAAGTAGCTCATGGGGCAAGGGGGTACAATTCTGCAGACCTCTGCCTGCAGCCCTGTTGCAGCCCTCAGTCTACGCAGACTGGTGCGGTGGCAGGCGAGGCAGGACAATTGGCATACATGCAGGTGGCCGAGGCTGTGTCAGCAGCTGTGGTGCACGGAAACATGGGAATGTTACAGGCTACCGGAAGACTGTTTGTTGTGACAGACTATTCTCCAGAGTGGTCTTATCCTGAG GGTGGTGTGAAGGTGCTGATCACTGGTCCATGGCAGGAGGCCAGCAGTGAATATACCTGTCTGTTTGATCAGATAACAGTTCCAGCCTCCCTCATCCAGCCCGGGGTGTTACGTTGTTACTGCCCAG CTCATGACACAGGCCTGGTGACCCTGCAGGTGGCAGCCAGCAGTCAAATCATCTCCAATTCAGTGGTGTTTGAGTATAAAGCCCGTGCCCTGCCTGCCCTGCCCTCCTCTCAACACGACTGGCTCTCACTGGACG ATAACCAGTTCAGAATGTCCATCCTGGAACGCCTAGAGCAGATGGAACGAAGGATGGCAGAGATGGCCAGTCAGCAGCAGCAACAAAGCAGTGGAGGACCATCTGAGAGCGAAGGAACTGGaacaggaggaggagaaggaggaagaaGCAATTCTGAACAGGCACAG TTCTCACCAGATCTGGGTCAGAGCCAGGGTCAAGGTCCGGCTGGCAACTCTTTTGAGAGCCGTGTGGTGATAGTTTGTGAAAAGATGATGAACCGCGCTTGCTGGGCCAAATCCAAGCACCTGATCCACTCCAAGACATTCCGGGGCATGACTCTTCTTCATCTGGCAGCCGCCCAGGGCTACACCACCCTTATTCAAACACTTATCAAGTGGCG CACGAAGCATGCAGACAGTATTGATCTAGAACTTGAGGTCGATCCTCTAAATGTGGATCATTTCTCTTGCACACCACTG ATGTGGGCTTGCGCTTTGGGTCATATGGAAGCAGCCGTGGTTCTGTATAAATGGGATCAGCGAGCTTTGGCCATCCCAGATTCTTTGGGTCGCTTACCATTGGCTATTGCCCGCTCCCGTGGCCACACCAAGCTGGCTGAGTGTCTGGAAAGCCTTCAAAGGGAGGAGCAGCAGTCAGGAGCACTGACTACAACTCCCAGCATGCCTTTCTCACAATCAACTGAGGCCTCAGCTGCTGAGGGATGGATGAATGTTTGGGGTACAGAGACATCTTCAGTTGGGCTGAAAGAAAGCAACATCACTAGCTCTGCTTCCAGCTCCAGCTCAG ACCTGAGGAGGCCCAGGTCAGAACCATCAAGTTTCTATAGCAGCGTTAGTCATGGGGACGCCCCATTAAGCAAGAAACACAAACCCAACCCTGAGACCCTTCAAACCCAGACCAGCAAATCCTGCTCTGCCCCTCTTGGACTAGAAGAACAGGCCAACAAACCTAAAATGTGCCCTTCCAGGGAGGGTACTGTGGAGAAAGAGCAGGGAGATGGTGAGCAGTCTCGGACTAAGCTGGGCTCAACTTGTGGAGATGGCTGCTGGGTTTCCAGACAAGCTGCAGGACGCAGAGTGCCAACTGTAGGACTTGGCAAGGAAAGGCTCGCAAACAGACTGAGATTAAGAGAGATTGCTAGTGCTGGAACAATCTCCGATCTGCGGACAACCCAAGAAGATCTGGAGAACACAGGAGTCTTGCAG AACACAAACATGATGACTTTGGCGGAAGAAGTCATTGAGGCGACATCTGATCGCATCAAGAGGGAAAACTTTGTTGCATCAGACACTACACTAGATGGCGTTGGAGTCAGCAGTACCATGAACTGGTTGGCCAGTTACCTTGGAGATGCGGAGAG GTTCCTGTTTAACAAGCCCCTAACTTCCTCTCCTGGCCTGGGCCCAGTCCACGGTGGAGGACAGCCGGAACTTGACGGTCCTCTTGGGAAGCTTGGTCTCCAGTCCCCCGCTGAATGGACTGCCCTCCTCAATGCCTCCCACAACAAGGAGGAGCGTGACCTGACCCAGCTGGCCTTGTCTGATCCTGAACAGAGAGAACTTTATGAGGCAGCCCGCCAGGTCCAGAACACCTTCCGCAAATACAAG GGCCGTCCGCTTCGGGAGCAGCAGGAACTGGCAGCTGCTGTCATTCAGCGCTGTTATAAGAGGTACAAACAG CTGACATGGATAGCCTTGAAG TATGCACTTTATAAGAAGATGACGCTGGCCGCCATCCTTATCCAGAGTAAATTCCGCAGCTACCACGAACAGAAGAAGTTCCAGCAGAGTCGGAGGGCAGCTGTGCTCATCCAGCAATATTACCGCAGCTACAAAGAGCTCGGCCGGCCAAACCCACGAAGGCGAGCTACTGCAGCTGCAATGGTGCAGCACAAACTCAG CAGTTTACTGACCATGAGACAAGACCAGGCTGCAAGAAAAATAATGCGGTTTCTGCTGCGGTGCCGTCACAG AGCGAAAGAATTGAGAAAGGCCAAGGAACATGAGAACGCCGCAAAGAGCCCCGTCGCAATGTAA
- the LOC132119677 gene encoding calmodulin-binding transcription activator 1-like isoform X3, whose amino-acid sequence MAAENKPEGLKKIRNPDRMYRTAVGYTGHVPPKSVSDDTDNNNEHGHLKIYLPKKLLECLPKCSSLPKERHRWNTNEEIAAYLITFEKHEEWLTTSPKTRPQNGSMILYNRKKVKYRKDGYCWKKRKDGKTTREDHMKLKVQGVECLYGCYVHSSIIPTFHRRCYWLLQNPDIVLVHYLNVPAIEDCGKPCGPILCSINTDKKEWAKWTKEELIGQLKPMFHGIKWTCSNGNSSTGFSAEQLVQQILDSHQTKPPPRTHNCLCTGNLGAGSSLHHKCNSAKHRIISPKVDPRTGGAYSSTHSEVQNNDVSEGKTEHSHGRGKNGRAGGDSAGGTGSREKRNGKVHKPALLHQNSMEVSSSNQVVVPDTTQSSPVSISSGLNSDPDMADSPVVTGMGHVASVMSSLSHSTTVFMSEVSGDPVYSMSPSVDPNTHLLGPDTASSSLVLAVTADSHKFGFAGAVGVGLSDAGSTDGLSMLSAASVSEELVLSSNLESGSIKLPETSMNFDPDCFLNNPKQGQTYGGNGMKTEESNRSSCSNGGLRCSPPVSDNGYGFNASLVKNIKTEDMSFEQQLAKEGGYQVGEVVSGAVGVSGSTNGGSAQNSLALTATGSLLPSGGGLSPSTTLEQMDFSAIDPKQDYPSSVMEAAAYSQSISGSHLAHQSHSPSFFLQGSPQSQAQTHQNNTSSTQNSHDSNAYMGLSVVKTDSTGTNGHLHHHHHTHPNQHTASNCNGGSPTERNGQAGSLQLLQYQNRFPTPGQEHEEVGGLEQPIGAEQGEGSVQEKDSNGDHLQPSEGGETEGVAGAEHYLQQPTEGGGVGPGSGGKSARAEGGTLCNDTEGNGTTNSPHQQLQPLLQGAGLVQGLFSTVGTHQSLGSSGTNGGGSMEISLDHFDVSFGNQFSDLINDFISVERGSSPAVVAGSNALYSHQLMTHSGTEGQVSSRTAAQQGADEVAHGARGYNSADLCLQPCCSPQSTQTGAVAGEAGQLAYMQVAEAVSAAVVHGNMGMLQATGRLFVVTDYSPEWSYPEGGVKVLITGPWQEASSEYTCLFDQITVPASLIQPGVLRCYCPAHDTGLVTLQVAASSQIISNSVVFEYKARALPALPSSQHDWLSLDDNQFRMSILERLEQMERRMAEMASQQQQQSSGGPSESEGTGTGGGEGGRSNSEQAQFSPDLGQSQGQGPAGNSFESRVVIVCEKMMNRACWAKSKHLIHSKTFRGMTLLHLAAAQGYTTLIQTLIKWRTKHADSIDLELEVDPLNVDHFSCTPLMWACALGHMEAAVVLYKWDQRALAIPDSLGRLPLAIARSRGHTKLAECLESLQREEQQSGALTTTPSMPFSQSTEASAAEGWMNVWGTETSSVGLKESNITSSASSSSSDLRRPRSEPSSFYSSVSHGDAPLSKKHKPNPETLQTQTSKSCSAPLGLEEQANKPKMCPSREGTVEKEQGDGEQSRTKLGSTCGDGCWVSRQAAGRRVPTVGLGKERLANRLRLREIASAGTISDLRTTQEDLENTGVLQNTNMMTLAEEVIEATSDRIKRENFVASDTTLDGVGVSSTMNWLASYLGDAERFLFNKPLTSSPGLGPVHGGGQPELDGPLGKLGLQSPAEWTALLNASHNKEERDLTQLALSDPEQRELYEAARQVQNTFRKYKGRPLREQQELAAAVIQRCYKRYKQLTWIALKYALYKKMTLAAILIQSKFRSYHEQKKFQQSRRAAVLIQQYYRSYKELGRPNPRRRATAAAMVQHKLSSLLTMRQDQAARKIMRFLLRCRHSPLMDHRLFKRSERIEKGQGT is encoded by the exons AACCCTGACATCGTGTTGGTCCACTACCTGAACGTGCCCGCCATAGAGGATTGTGGGAAACCATGCGGGCCCATCCTCTGCTCCATCAACACAGATAAGAAAGAGTGGGCCAAATGGACCAAGGAAGAACTCATCGGGCAGCTCAAACCCATGT TTCATGGCATCAAGTGGACTTGCAGCAATGGGAACAGCAGCACTGGCTTCTCAGCAGAGCAGCTCGTGCAGCAAATTCTGGACAGCCACCAGACCAAACCACCTCCCCGGACTCACAACTGCCTCTGCACAGGAAACCTGG GTGCTGGGAGCAGCCTGCATCACAAATGCAACAGTGCCAAACACCGTATCATCTCCCCGAAAGTGGACCCACGTACCGGAGGCGCCTACAGCAGCACCCACTCCGAGGTTCAAAACAACGATGTTTCAGAGGGAAAGACGGAGCATAGCCATGGCAGGGGCAAAAATGGCAGAGCAGGGGGCGACAGTGCCGGAGGAACGGGCAGCCGAGAGAAAAGGAACGGCAAGGTGCACAAGCCAGCACTGCTCCACCAGAACAGTATGGAGGTGTCCTCATCCAACCAGGTGGTAGTGCCAGATACCACCCAGAGCTCACCTGTCTCTATTAGCAGTGGGCTAAACTCTGATCCCGATATGGCCGACAGTCCCGTGGTGACAGGAATGGGCCACGTAGCCTCAGTAATGAGCAGCCTATCTCATTCCACTACTGTATTCATGTCAGAGGTCTCTGGAGACCCTGTCTATAGCATGTCCCCTTCTGTAGACCCCAACACTCACCTCTTGGGTCCTGACACAGCCTCAAGCAGTCTGGTCTTAGCCGTGACAGCCGACAGTCACAAATTTGGCTTTGCTGGAGCGGTTGGAGTGGGTTTATCAGATGCAGGATCCACGGATGGACTTTCTATGCTATCTGCAGCTAGTGTGTCTGAAGAACTGGTGCTGTCTAGTAACCTGGAATCTGGAAGTATCAAGCTGCCTGAGACCAGTATGAATTTTGACCCCGATTGCTTCCTTAACAACCCCAAGCAAGGTCAGACCTATGGAGGAAACGGGATGAAAACTGAGGAGAGCAACAGGAGCAGCTGCAGTAATGGAGGGCTGCGGTGTTCCCCACCTGTCAGCGACAACGGTTATGGCTTCAACGCCTCTCTGGTGAAGAACATCAAAACGGAGGACATGTCATTTGAACAACAGCTGGCTAAAGAGGGTGGCTATCAGGTTGGAGAAGTCGTGAGCGGTGCTGTTGGTGTGTCTGGTTCCACAAACGGCGGTTCTGCCCAAAACTCCCTGGCTCTGACTGCCACTGGTTCACTGCTGCCGTCTGGAGGTGGACTCAGTCCCAGCACTACCCTTGAGCAGATGGATTTCAGTGCAATTGATCCCAAGCAAGACTATCCATCTAGTGTTATGGAAGCAGCGGCCTATAGCCAATCTATCTCTGGCTCTCACCTGGCCCACCAAAGTCACTCCCCCAGCTTCTTTCTGCAAGGTTCTCCACAGTCCCAAGCCCAGACACACCAGAACAACACCAGTTCGACCCAGAACTCTCACGACTCCAATGCCTACATGGGTCTGTCTGTCGTCAAGACAGACTCAACAGGAACTAATGGGCATCTCCACCACCATCACCATACCCACCCCAACCAGCACACTGCCTCTAACTGCAATGGCGGCTCTCCCACCGAACGGAATGGACAGGCTGGGTCACTCCAGCTTCTGCAGTACCAGAACCGCTTTCCAACCCCAGGTCAGGAGCATGAAGAAGTGGGTGGTTTGGAACAGCCAATAGGAGCAGAACAAGGAGAAGGAAGTGTTCAAGAGAAGGACTCGAATGGGGACCACTTGCAGCCTAGTGAAGGAGGAGAAACTGAGGGTGTAGCTGGCGCAGAGCACTACCTCCAGCAACCAACGGAAGGTGGTGGAGTCGGGCCAGGATCTGGAGGAAAGAGTGCAAGGGCAGAAGGTGGAACGCTGTGCAATGACACTGAAGGAAATGGAACCACAAACAGCCCCCATCAACAGCTCCAGCCGCTCCTGCAAGGAGCCGGTTTGGTGCAGGGGCTTTTTAGCACCGTTGGCACCCACCAGAGCTTGGGCAGTAGTGGAACCAATGGAGGAGGCTCCATGGAGATCAGCCTGGACCATTTTGACGTTTCCTTCGGGAATCAGTTCTCAGATCTTATCAATGACTTCATTTCAGTGGAGCGTGGAAGCAGTCCGGCAGTAGTGGCTGGCAGCAATGCTCTCTACAGCCATCAGCTAATGACCCATTCAGGAACAGAGGGGCAGGTCTCCTCTAGAACTGCTGCGCAACAAGGTGCAGACGAAGTAGCTCATGGGGCAAGGGGGTACAATTCTGCAGACCTCTGCCTGCAGCCCTGTTGCAGCCCTCAGTCTACGCAGACTGGTGCGGTGGCAGGCGAGGCAGGACAATTGGCATACATGCAGGTGGCCGAGGCTGTGTCAGCAGCTGTGGTGCACGGAAACATGGGAATGTTACAGGCTACCGGAAGACTGTTTGTTGTGACAGACTATTCTCCAGAGTGGTCTTATCCTGAG GGTGGTGTGAAGGTGCTGATCACTGGTCCATGGCAGGAGGCCAGCAGTGAATATACCTGTCTGTTTGATCAGATAACAGTTCCAGCCTCCCTCATCCAGCCCGGGGTGTTACGTTGTTACTGCCCAG CTCATGACACAGGCCTGGTGACCCTGCAGGTGGCAGCCAGCAGTCAAATCATCTCCAATTCAGTGGTGTTTGAGTATAAAGCCCGTGCCCTGCCTGCCCTGCCCTCCTCTCAACACGACTGGCTCTCACTGGACG ATAACCAGTTCAGAATGTCCATCCTGGAACGCCTAGAGCAGATGGAACGAAGGATGGCAGAGATGGCCAGTCAGCAGCAGCAACAAAGCAGTGGAGGACCATCTGAGAGCGAAGGAACTGGaacaggaggaggagaaggaggaagaaGCAATTCTGAACAGGCACAG TTCTCACCAGATCTGGGTCAGAGCCAGGGTCAAGGTCCGGCTGGCAACTCTTTTGAGAGCCGTGTGGTGATAGTTTGTGAAAAGATGATGAACCGCGCTTGCTGGGCCAAATCCAAGCACCTGATCCACTCCAAGACATTCCGGGGCATGACTCTTCTTCATCTGGCAGCCGCCCAGGGCTACACCACCCTTATTCAAACACTTATCAAGTGGCG CACGAAGCATGCAGACAGTATTGATCTAGAACTTGAGGTCGATCCTCTAAATGTGGATCATTTCTCTTGCACACCACTG ATGTGGGCTTGCGCTTTGGGTCATATGGAAGCAGCCGTGGTTCTGTATAAATGGGATCAGCGAGCTTTGGCCATCCCAGATTCTTTGGGTCGCTTACCATTGGCTATTGCCCGCTCCCGTGGCCACACCAAGCTGGCTGAGTGTCTGGAAAGCCTTCAAAGGGAGGAGCAGCAGTCAGGAGCACTGACTACAACTCCCAGCATGCCTTTCTCACAATCAACTGAGGCCTCAGCTGCTGAGGGATGGATGAATGTTTGGGGTACAGAGACATCTTCAGTTGGGCTGAAAGAAAGCAACATCACTAGCTCTGCTTCCAGCTCCAGCTCAG ACCTGAGGAGGCCCAGGTCAGAACCATCAAGTTTCTATAGCAGCGTTAGTCATGGGGACGCCCCATTAAGCAAGAAACACAAACCCAACCCTGAGACCCTTCAAACCCAGACCAGCAAATCCTGCTCTGCCCCTCTTGGACTAGAAGAACAGGCCAACAAACCTAAAATGTGCCCTTCCAGGGAGGGTACTGTGGAGAAAGAGCAGGGAGATGGTGAGCAGTCTCGGACTAAGCTGGGCTCAACTTGTGGAGATGGCTGCTGGGTTTCCAGACAAGCTGCAGGACGCAGAGTGCCAACTGTAGGACTTGGCAAGGAAAGGCTCGCAAACAGACTGAGATTAAGAGAGATTGCTAGTGCTGGAACAATCTCCGATCTGCGGACAACCCAAGAAGATCTGGAGAACACAGGAGTCTTGCAG AACACAAACATGATGACTTTGGCGGAAGAAGTCATTGAGGCGACATCTGATCGCATCAAGAGGGAAAACTTTGTTGCATCAGACACTACACTAGATGGCGTTGGAGTCAGCAGTACCATGAACTGGTTGGCCAGTTACCTTGGAGATGCGGAGAG GTTCCTGTTTAACAAGCCCCTAACTTCCTCTCCTGGCCTGGGCCCAGTCCACGGTGGAGGACAGCCGGAACTTGACGGTCCTCTTGGGAAGCTTGGTCTCCAGTCCCCCGCTGAATGGACTGCCCTCCTCAATGCCTCCCACAACAAGGAGGAGCGTGACCTGACCCAGCTGGCCTTGTCTGATCCTGAACAGAGAGAACTTTATGAGGCAGCCCGCCAGGTCCAGAACACCTTCCGCAAATACAAG GGCCGTCCGCTTCGGGAGCAGCAGGAACTGGCAGCTGCTGTCATTCAGCGCTGTTATAAGAGGTACAAACAG CTGACATGGATAGCCTTGAAG TATGCACTTTATAAGAAGATGACGCTGGCCGCCATCCTTATCCAGAGTAAATTCCGCAGCTACCACGAACAGAAGAAGTTCCAGCAGAGTCGGAGGGCAGCTGTGCTCATCCAGCAATATTACCGCAGCTACAAAGAGCTCGGCCGGCCAAACCCACGAAGGCGAGCTACTGCAGCTGCAATGGTGCAGCACAAACTCAG CAGTTTACTGACCATGAGACAAGACCAGGCTGCAAGAAAAATAATGCGGTTTCTGCTGCGGTGCCGTCACAG CCCCTTGATGGACCATAGACTATTCAAACGG AGCGAAAGAATTGAGAAAGGCCAAGGAACATGA